One window of Candidatus Poribacteria bacterium genomic DNA carries:
- a CDS encoding DUF1549 and DUF1553 domain-containing protein, translating to MKPRFNVVTTLLVAFSICFAFHLTASSEMEQSASAEVPMVQALKVHPESLTLEHARDGRRVLVSGKTRDGAWVDVTPWAVLTPNTAGVKVHEDGYIFPVTVGTTKIAVSVKGVNTELPVTVKSIEAPPVSFVRDVMPILSHAGCNNGTCHGAAKGKNGFKLSLRGYDPDFDYELLIEDIAGRRFNRAFPEQSLMLLKPTSEVPHKGGQVIVPGNRDYEIIRQWIAEGAIPDVETTKRVERLEVLPDSAELAIPGTKQQLIVIAHYPDGTTRDVTREAKFTSSVNEVAKVTDEGVVTAERRGETAILTRYEGAYSTNGIIVMGDRSGYKWVKTPEYNYIDTHVHNKLKRMKILPSELCTDEEFVRRIYFDLTGIPPTPAQVRSFLADKTASKTKREQLIDTLVETTEFVDHWTHKWGDLLQSNRKFLGERGIWLFQQWIHQSITQNRPYNEFVQDLLTATGSTYTNPAANYFRVSREYTAAVENTTQLFLGVRFSCNKCHDHPFEKWTQNQYYELGAFFADVKVKPGQLPGDEVVYANYTAEPVKHPRTLAVVEPSVPFGEIASETEDKREMLAAWLTSEDNPMFARAGVNRIWSYFMGRGIIEPVDDIRTSNPPTNPELLDALTKDFVDSGFDMKHVMKTITRSRTYQQSIKTNKWNKADKINFSHAVARRLTAEQLLDAIGIATGSRPRFEEVPKDFRAVQLPDSKIKDDGFLKLFGRPERETSCECERTTEVSLAHAMNLINGPTVAEALIDPEGRIAQLIKTNQDDRVLVEELYLATFSRLPEKNEYAVAIEHLANAESKEEGAQDLLWALINSPAFLFNR from the coding sequence TCCATCTGTTTCGCGTTCCACCTGACAGCATCAAGTGAGATGGAGCAGTCTGCGAGTGCTGAAGTTCCGATGGTGCAAGCACTGAAGGTTCATCCAGAGTCGCTGACATTGGAGCACGCGCGTGACGGTCGACGGGTGCTCGTGTCAGGTAAGACAAGAGATGGTGCATGGGTAGATGTAACGCCGTGGGCTGTGCTGACACCCAATACCGCGGGTGTAAAGGTGCATGAAGATGGTTATATCTTCCCGGTAACAGTTGGCACAACAAAAATTGCGGTGAGTGTCAAAGGTGTAAACACCGAACTGCCTGTAACTGTCAAAAGTATTGAGGCACCACCTGTCAGCTTCGTCCGAGATGTAATGCCTATCCTGAGCCACGCTGGATGTAACAATGGCACGTGTCACGGTGCAGCAAAAGGCAAAAATGGGTTCAAACTTTCACTCCGCGGCTATGATCCTGATTTTGATTATGAACTCTTGATTGAGGATATAGCTGGACGGCGTTTCAATCGAGCGTTCCCTGAACAGAGCCTAATGTTGCTAAAGCCGACGTCAGAGGTACCGCATAAAGGTGGACAAGTGATTGTCCCAGGAAATCGAGACTATGAAATCATTCGTCAATGGATAGCGGAAGGTGCTATTCCCGACGTTGAGACCACTAAGCGAGTGGAAAGATTAGAGGTTTTGCCCGATTCTGCTGAACTCGCGATACCTGGTACGAAGCAGCAGCTTATAGTTATTGCTCACTATCCCGATGGAACAACACGGGATGTCACCCGTGAGGCGAAATTCACGAGTAGTGTCAATGAAGTGGCAAAAGTGACAGACGAGGGTGTGGTGACGGCAGAACGCCGTGGCGAAACCGCCATTCTCACCCGTTATGAAGGTGCCTATAGTACAAACGGCATCATTGTTATGGGCGATAGAAGTGGCTACAAGTGGGTTAAAACACCTGAATACAACTACATCGATACGCACGTCCACAATAAACTGAAGCGGATGAAGATTCTGCCTTCTGAACTCTGTACAGATGAAGAGTTTGTGCGGCGTATCTACTTCGATTTAACAGGTATTCCACCAACCCCGGCACAGGTTCGGAGTTTTCTTGCCGACAAAACCGCATCGAAGACAAAACGGGAGCAGCTTATTGATACTCTCGTTGAGACAACGGAGTTTGTCGATCACTGGACCCATAAGTGGGGCGACCTGTTGCAGTCTAACCGTAAGTTTCTCGGCGAGCGCGGGATATGGCTCTTCCAACAGTGGATTCATCAATCCATCACCCAGAATCGTCCATACAACGAGTTTGTACAGGATTTGCTTACGGCGACCGGAAGCACCTATACAAATCCGGCAGCGAACTATTTCCGTGTCTCCCGTGAGTATACGGCTGCAGTGGAAAATACAACGCAGCTTTTCTTAGGTGTCCGCTTCTCGTGCAATAAATGTCACGATCATCCGTTTGAAAAATGGACGCAGAACCAGTACTACGAACTTGGTGCCTTTTTCGCGGATGTCAAGGTCAAGCCGGGGCAGCTACCTGGTGATGAGGTTGTCTATGCCAATTACACCGCAGAGCCTGTGAAACACCCACGAACCTTAGCGGTTGTTGAACCCTCAGTCCCCTTCGGAGAAATTGCATCCGAAACTGAGGATAAACGTGAGATGCTGGCAGCTTGGCTCACCTCTGAAGACAATCCGATGTTTGCACGTGCAGGCGTGAACCGTATCTGGAGTTACTTTATGGGACGCGGGATTATCGAACCTGTAGACGATATCCGGACGAGTAATCCACCCACTAACCCTGAATTACTTGATGCGTTGACAAAGGATTTCGTAGACAGTGGATTTGACATGAAGCATGTCATGAAGACAATCACCCGTTCCCGAACCTATCAGCAGAGCATCAAAACGAACAAGTGGAACAAGGCTGATAAAATTAACTTTTCACATGCGGTAGCCAGACGCTTGACGGCGGAGCAGCTGTTAGATGCTATCGGAATTGCAACGGGGAGCCGACCACGATTTGAGGAGGTCCCGAAAGACTTCCGAGCCGTGCAATTGCCGGACAGTAAGATTAAAGATGATGGATTTTTGAAACTGTTTGGTAGACCTGAACGCGAAACTTCGTGTGAATGTGAACGTACTACCGAGGTCAGCCTTGCACATGCAATGAATCTCATTAATGGACCGACGGTTGCAGAGGCACTCATCGATCCAGAAGGACGTATCGCGCAACTCATTAAAACGAATCAAGATGACCGGGTTCTCGTTGAAGAACTATATCTCGCAACGTTTTCTCGGTTACCGGAGAAGAACGAATATGCAGTAGCGATTGAACATCTCGCGAATGCGGAGTCTAAAGAAGAGGGCGCACAAGACTTGTTGTGGGCGTTAATCAACAGTCCTGCTTTCTTATTCAATCGCTAA